A portion of the bacterium genome contains these proteins:
- a CDS encoding MMPL family transporter, with the protein MEKFFRCWVRWLLKYYGVVILLVLALSALSFPRMIRLFKTISTDPIDLLPRNYPSVQTLLQLRDKLEPKKRFAVVFESDNPEQTQKLIQDLKLVLEKNPYVGQALITKVGYEYFDKHKLLFLELDDLKDIRHRIDRKIQREKLGPLYISFDEEEDANLDFEDMEAKYRKRYGGEAVDNKYYVSPNGRLYAIYVESKQPNLTMAEERNFQDEVQKVVQGFDIKAYDPSMKMYFSGSTRVMEYRALIHDLKIAGIISGALIFLPLLLRFRKPQYVFLIFLPLAVGIPMGLALSSLWVAKLNVTTSFLFAILGGLGVETGIHVFSRYYEERHGGVPLETTLTEIYLSLGPAVLTAVASLAVTFLLMIFSDFKGFSEFGLISGLGLIVLFLLYFTFFPALLVLGEKIRLLHFGGTIREFEGRFSFSSGFVRPMLVLFSLITVFSILATPYLKFEYDTKKIRADDPSTRLDKIRQRATSGERLNNPAAVIIHNRAEAEAIKAAVEKIRDSNPDTTVQGTNSIYSLVPGQQEEKMAVLKDIQKMLEDDTIKLVPDDKRADLDRFRKAVTDTTMVKEGEAPPEVTERFIGDPAIPGSVMMILAKPRIELDDGRKAIAFAAEISKLETPKGTFQASSDAIVFADVLTTMIRDSEKVLVISVLSVSFFVFLNFRNVRKTLLVMFSILAGVFWVMGVMFLAGVKLNLYNMVMIPAVMGMSIDNSIHIYHRYEELGAGSLPKVLTTTGVSALLASMTNAAGFFGLVFCTHGGLRSMGQVAAIGLGTCLITTLLYLPMILKFFEDRKLRRQAA; encoded by the coding sequence TTGGAAAAATTTTTCCGGTGCTGGGTTCGGTGGCTGCTGAAATACTACGGGGTTGTGATCCTCCTGGTCCTGGCGCTGTCGGCCTTGAGCTTTCCGCGGATGATCCGGCTCTTCAAGACCATCAGCACCGATCCCATCGACCTGCTGCCGCGCAATTATCCCAGCGTCCAAACCTTGCTTCAGCTTCGCGACAAGCTCGAACCCAAGAAGCGCTTTGCCGTCGTCTTCGAATCGGACAATCCCGAGCAAACTCAGAAGCTGATCCAGGATCTCAAGCTGGTTCTCGAAAAGAATCCCTACGTCGGTCAGGCCCTCATCACCAAAGTCGGCTACGAATACTTCGACAAGCACAAGCTGCTGTTCTTGGAGCTGGACGACCTCAAAGACATCCGCCACCGGATCGACCGCAAGATCCAGCGGGAAAAGCTCGGCCCGCTCTACATCAGCTTTGACGAGGAGGAAGACGCCAACCTCGATTTCGAGGACATGGAGGCGAAGTACCGCAAACGGTACGGCGGGGAGGCCGTCGACAACAAGTATTACGTCAGCCCCAATGGCCGGCTTTACGCGATCTACGTGGAGTCGAAGCAGCCCAACCTGACGATGGCCGAGGAAAGGAACTTCCAGGACGAAGTTCAAAAAGTCGTCCAAGGCTTCGACATCAAGGCCTACGATCCCTCGATGAAGATGTATTTCAGCGGCTCGACCCGGGTCATGGAATACCGGGCCTTGATTCACGATCTCAAGATCGCGGGCATTATTTCCGGCGCCTTGATTTTTTTGCCGCTGCTGCTTCGTTTTCGGAAGCCGCAATACGTTTTTTTGATCTTCCTGCCCTTGGCCGTCGGCATTCCGATGGGTTTGGCCCTGTCCTCGCTCTGGGTTGCCAAGCTCAACGTCACGACCTCGTTTCTATTCGCCATCTTGGGTGGCTTGGGGGTCGAAACCGGCATCCATGTCTTTTCCCGCTATTACGAAGAGCGCCACGGCGGGGTGCCGCTCGAAACCACTCTGACCGAAATCTACCTTTCATTGGGCCCGGCGGTCCTCACCGCGGTGGCCTCGCTGGCGGTCACTTTCTTGCTGATGATCTTCAGCGACTTCAAGGGATTCAGCGAGTTCGGCCTCATCTCGGGGCTGGGCCTCATCGTGCTTTTTTTGCTCTATTTCACTTTCTTTCCCGCGCTTCTCGTCCTGGGCGAAAAGATCCGGCTGCTTCATTTCGGCGGCACGATCCGGGAGTTCGAGGGCCGCTTTTCCTTCAGCTCCGGCTTCGTCCGGCCGATGCTGGTCCTTTTCAGCTTGATCACGGTCTTTTCGATCCTGGCCACGCCATATTTGAAGTTCGAGTACGACACCAAGAAGATCCGGGCCGACGACCCGTCGACCCGGCTCGACAAGATCCGCCAGCGGGCGACCAGCGGCGAGCGGCTCAACAATCCGGCGGCGGTGATCATCCACAACCGCGCCGAAGCCGAGGCCATCAAGGCCGCGGTCGAGAAGATCCGGGATTCCAATCCCGACACCACCGTCCAGGGCACCAATTCAATCTATTCCTTGGTCCCCGGCCAGCAAGAAGAAAAGATGGCCGTGTTGAAAGACATCCAGAAGATGCTGGAGGACGACACCATCAAGCTGGTGCCCGACGACAAGCGGGCCGACCTCGACCGCTTTCGGAAAGCGGTAACCGACACGACCATGGTGAAGGAGGGCGAGGCGCCGCCCGAGGTGACCGAGCGCTTCATCGGCGATCCCGCGATTCCCGGCAGCGTGATGATGATCCTGGCCAAGCCCCGCATCGAGCTCGACGACGGCCGGAAAGCCATCGCCTTCGCCGCCGAGATTTCCAAGCTCGAGACGCCCAAGGGGACTTTCCAAGCCAGCAGCGACGCCATCGTCTTCGCCGACGTCCTGACGACGATGATCCGGGATTCCGAAAAGGTCCTGGTCATCTCGGTGCTGAGCGTATCCTTCTTCGTCTTCCTCAATTTCCGCAATGTCCGGAAGACTCTGCTGGTGATGTTCTCGATATTGGCCGGCGTTTTCTGGGTGATGGGGGTGATGTTCCTTGCCGGCGTGAAGCTCAACCTCTACAACATGGTCATGATTCCGGCGGTAATGGGGATGAGCATCGATAACAGCATCCACATCTATCATCGCTATGAAGAGCTCGGGGCCGGCTCCTTGCCCAAGGTTTTGACCACCACCGGGGTTTCGGCCTTGCTGGCTTCGATGACCAATGCCGCCGGTTTCTTCGGGTTGGTTTTCTGCACCCATGGCGGGCTGCGCTCGATGGGGCAGGTGGCGGCGATCGGCCTCGGAACTTGCCTGATCACGACCTTGCTCTACCTGCCGATGATCTTGAAATTTTTCGAGGACCGCAAACTGCGCCGGCAGGCGGCCTGA
- a CDS encoding 50S ribosomal protein L11 methyltransferase — protein sequence MQPRRKKSHLLFKAKVSRGDFDLALGLLYQCGLTSSQRVPGPGRVGLSAALPPGLSAKQLLSGLRALETGLGRRLFHEAKVEKVLRGDWSRKYQRYLKPFQLIPASALSAGLEVDPRGKTPRRLEANTLYIEAGLAFGTGTHTTTRLAAELLSEAMASRRRPSVLDVGCGTGILAMTAKKLGAAKVVAVDNDPEALVTAKENFKRNRLSGIRLLLSLDGLKANFPVIVSNIGLNVILELKSEFRRLLAVQGDLILTGLLYKDVRELLRAYRGMEIVRKCNRLGWSAVWLKNAPLSS from the coding sequence ATGCAACCGCGCCGAAAAAAGAGCCATCTCCTGTTCAAAGCCAAGGTTTCCCGGGGCGATTTCGACTTGGCCTTGGGCCTGCTCTATCAATGCGGCCTGACTTCCAGTCAGCGGGTCCCGGGACCGGGCCGAGTCGGCCTGAGCGCCGCCTTGCCGCCGGGCCTGAGCGCCAAGCAGCTGCTTAGCGGTTTGAGAGCGCTGGAAACCGGCCTCGGACGTCGGCTCTTTCACGAAGCCAAGGTCGAAAAAGTTCTGCGCGGCGATTGGAGCCGGAAATATCAACGCTACTTGAAGCCTTTCCAGCTCATTCCAGCTTCGGCCTTATCGGCGGGCCTCGAAGTCGATCCTCGCGGAAAGACTCCGCGCCGATTGGAAGCGAACACTTTGTACATCGAAGCCGGGCTGGCCTTTGGGACCGGCACCCACACCACCACCCGGCTGGCCGCCGAGCTTTTGAGCGAGGCGATGGCGTCGCGACGTCGGCCCTCGGTGCTCGACGTCGGCTGCGGGACCGGCATCCTGGCGATGACGGCCAAGAAGCTCGGCGCCGCCAAGGTCGTTGCGGTCGACAACGATCCCGAGGCCCTGGTCACCGCCAAGGAAAACTTCAAACGCAATCGGCTTTCGGGGATTCGGCTACTCCTGTCGCTGGACGGCTTGAAGGCGAATTTCCCGGTGATCGTTTCCAATATCGGACTGAACGTGATCTTGGAGTTGAAATCGGAGTTTCGCCGGCTGCTCGCCGTCCAGGGCGACTTGATCCTGACCGGCCTACTCTATAAGGACGTTCGCGAGCTATTGCGAGCTTATCGGGGGATGGAAATCGTCCGGAAGTGCAATCGGCTGGGTTGGTCGGCGGTTTGGCTGAAGAACGCGCCTTTGTCATCCTGA